In Bradyrhizobium sp. 200, the sequence CGAGCTCCTGATGGTTTCAAACGGCGCGATCACGGCACTCGTGCAGAAGCTGGAAGCCGACGGCTTCATCCATCGCGAGGTCGATTCCGACGACCGCCGTACCTTCCGCCTGCGCCTGTCGCAGGAAGGCGCCAAGGAATTCGGCCGGATGGCGCGGCGGCACGAGGAATGGGTGATTGCCCTGATCGGCGAACTATCACACGTCGCGCAGTCGGACCTGCTGCAGCATCTGACACTGCTGAAGCGCCGCCTCGACAAGCACTCCTGACGCGGGCGCGCTTGAAGCACTATGAGCTGCGTCTGCTCCCCGAAGGCGCGAGCCTGTGCCGGAAGAACGCCAAAATCTCGTCGCGGGCCGCGATCGTCGGCTGACCGGCCTCGTCGATCAGGTGCGCGGTGACGACGCTGTGCGGCGTCGTGACGTGGCGCTCGAAGAACGGCGCAAGATCGGTGTTCGCCGCACTGTCCGGAAGCACCCGCCCGATGAAGCGGTCGCCGAGCGCTTCCGCATACGCCGCAAAGCGTTGCGCCATGCAGAACTTGTCGCCTGCGAAGCGATAGGCCATGACCGTCAGATCTTCCCGTTCGAGCCGTTCGCGGACGGCCTTGACTTCGTCGGGTGCGATCTCGATGCCAGCCGGATTGTTCAGCGGCAGCGACGGTTGCGAGAGCACCGGCGCCAGCATCGACGGTTCAAGCATCATGGTCAGCGCAAAATTTCCCGTAAAACACATCCCGATGGCGCCGACGCCGGGGCCGCCGCACTCGCCATGCGCAAATCGCGCCAGTGATCGCAGCCACTTCGTCACGGGGCTGGATTCGTTTGAGGCCAGAGCGCGAAACTCGGCGCTCACGCAGACGCGCTGAAAGATCGCGGCGCCCTCCTCCGCACCTGGAACGGCGCCGTCGCGGCCGAACAGCGATGGCATGTAGACGGTGAAGCCGGCGTCGCGGACCCAGCGGGCAAACCGCGCGACATGCGGACTGATGCCCGGCATCTCCGTCATCACGATGACGGCAGGCCCCGCGCCGGCCACGTAGACGACCTTGGTGACGCCATCGAGCGTGATGTCACGGTGCGTGAAATCCTCGAGCGGATCGTCCTGCTTCATGGACCGTTTCGGCATCGGCGCAATTCCTTGTTGGTCGATGATTGCCCGGACAGGAGCCGCAGCGCAGGGCCGAAGACGCCTGCGGCCAAGGCCCCGGTGCGATGTCTTTGCGGATATCGTTGCGATTTCGAGGTCGCCAGTCTAGTGTCAAAATTGACATTTATCAGGTATTTTTTGACATGGTCAAAGTTACGGTTCTCGAGATCGAGGGGTGTATGGCCTCGAGCGCGGCCATCACCTACGACGTCATGGCCACCGCCAACCGGATCGGCGCTGC encodes:
- a CDS encoding dienelactone hydrolase family protein; the protein is MPKRSMKQDDPLEDFTHRDITLDGVTKVVYVAGAGPAVIVMTEMPGISPHVARFARWVRDAGFTVYMPSLFGRDGAVPGAEEGAAIFQRVCVSAEFRALASNESSPVTKWLRSLARFAHGECGGPGVGAIGMCFTGNFALTMMLEPSMLAPVLSQPSLPLNNPAGIEIAPDEVKAVRERLEREDLTVMAYRFAGDKFCMAQRFAAYAEALGDRFIGRVLPDSAANTDLAPFFERHVTTPHSVVTAHLIDEAGQPTIAARDEILAFFRHRLAPSGSRRSS
- a CDS encoding MarR family transcriptional regulator, yielding MDATVKRKARSPKVTRAQPLRPAEPAHESDGAHLELRIWLRLLSCATRIEKALNAKLRKEFNTTLARFDLLAQLTRKPEGATMSEVSELLMVSNGAITALVQKLEADGFIHREVDSDDRRTFRLRLSQEGAKEFGRMARRHEEWVIALIGELSHVAQSDLLQHLTLLKRRLDKHS